Proteins encoded in a region of the Vitis riparia cultivar Riparia Gloire de Montpellier isolate 1030 chromosome 7, EGFV_Vit.rip_1.0, whole genome shotgun sequence genome:
- the LOC117919106 gene encoding probable glucan endo-1,3-beta-glucosidase A6 has protein sequence MEVGVASGAGIFIFSILFFLSSAEISPKVGVNYGLLGNNLPAASRSVQLIKGLKAGRVKLYDPNPEILEALSGTELQVSIMVPNQQISNISRSQKLSDQWVKTNVVPYYPETMIRYVLVGNEVLSLYDQKQGWPDLVPAMRRIKGSLRKFHIHKVKVGTPLAMDVLESSFPPSNGTFRSDISVSVVRPLLQFLNRTKSFFFLDVYPYFPWSSQPHNIKLDYALFEGGNLTYTDPGTGLTYTNLLDQMLDSVVFAMKRLGFPEIRLWIAETGWPNAGDIDQIGANIYNAATYNRNLIKRLNAKPPVGTPARPGSVLPTFIFSLYNENQKGGPGTERHWGLLYPNESSVYPIDLTGETPESEYPPLPAPENNEPYKGKIWCVVAKGANRTELGSALTYACGQGNGTCEPVQPGRKCYKPDSLFRHASFAFSSYWAQFRSTGGTCYFNGLAVQTTKDPSYGSCKFPSVTL, from the exons ATGGAGGTGGGTGTTGCCTCTGGGGCTGGAATCTTCATCTTCTcgattttgtttttcctctcaA GTGCTGAGATCTCACCTAAGGTGGGAGTGAACTATGGACTATTGGGCAACAACCTGCCCGCCGCTTCACGCTCCGTACAACTCATCAAGGGTCTCAAAGCAGGAAGAGTCAAGCTCTATGATCCAAATCCTGAGATACTCGAGGCTCTCAGCGGCACAGAGCTTCAAGTCTCGATCATGGTTCCAAACCAACAAATCTCAAACATTTCAAGAAGCCAGAAGCTATCAGATCAGTGGGTGAAGACCAATGTGGTTCCGTACTACCCCGAAACGATGATCCGATACGTGCTCGTTGGGAACGAAGTCCTTAGCCTCTACGACCAAAAACAGGGCTGGCCCGATCTCGTGCCGGCCATGCGCCGAATCAAGGGGTCACTGAGGAAGTTCCACATCCACAAGGTCAAAGTCGGAACCCCATTGGCCATGGACGTGCTGGAATCCTCGTTTCCGCCTTCCAACGGCACGTTTCGGTCCGACATTTCTGTTTCGGTGGTCAGACCGCTGTTACAGTTCCTGAACCGGACAAAATCGTTTTTCTTCCTCGATGTCTACCCTTACTTTCCATGGTCCTCCCAACCCCACAACATTAAACTCGACTACGCTCTCTTTGAGGGTGGGAATCTAACGTACACCGACCCCGGTACTGGCTTAACCTACACCAACCTCCTCGACCAGATGCTCGATTCGGTGGTTTTCGCCATGAAGCGTCTCGGGTTTCCCGAGATTCGGCTTTGGATAGCCGAAACAGGATGGCCCAACGCCGGCGACATCGACCAAATCGGCGCCAATATTTACAACGCTGCCACTTACAACCGAAACTTGATAAAGCGGCTGAATGCCAAACCGCCGGTCGGCACACCAGCTCGACCGGGTTCGGTTTTACCGACATTTATATTCTCTCTGTACAACGAGAACCAGAAAGGCGGACCGGGCACGGAACGCCACTGGGGTCTACTGTACCCCAATGAGAGTAGCGTCTACCCGATCGATCTCACCGGAGAGACACCGGAGTCGGAGTATCCGCCGTTGCCAGCGCCAGAGAACAATGAGCCGTACAAAGGGAAGATATGGTGTGTGGTGGCCAAAGGAGCGAACAGGACAGAGTTGGGATCGGCACTGACATACGCGTGCGGGCAGGGGAATGGCACTTGCGAACCGGTTCAACCCGGTCGGAAGTGTTACAAACCGGATTCTCTCTTTAGGCACGCGAGTTTCGCATTCAGTTCGTATTGGGCGCAGTTCCGGAGTACCGGCGGCACTTGCTACTTCAATGGACTCGCAGTTCAGACCACGAAGGACCCAA GTTATGGATCGTGCAAGTTCCCGAGTGTAACCCTTTGA